ctCATAATTTCATGCATGAACAACCACATGCAATTCAGTTTTAGCATACAATATGTTCTTATCATCTAACAGAATCACACAATTTCAAGCATGAACTTTCAGTTCCAGCATACAATTTGTTCTTAAAATCCAGTAGAATTACACACTTCATGCATTGCATCATTTCTTTACACCTTTCATGTAAGTTCTCCATCATGTGTGAAAAACCAAAGCATCAATCATCCCCATGCATTCTGTTTTAGTTTGAATATGGTCTAGGAGTTCAACAACGTCATTTACATGTTGTTCAACCCTCTTTATGGCCAGTCATCCCTCCAAGTTTATGCATTCAAAATTTGTTCATCTCTTTTGTTAAATGTTATGGGACTAGTGTTCCCCTAACCAGCCCCATTTTTGTCTGTCTTTCTAGACTAGATTTCCTTTACAGCTGGTGTAAGGATCGTAGGCCATTTTCTtatggttttcttctttcttttaagtCCCAAAGTCATAAGAACAGTGGAGAGGTGTTCTAGTTCATAACTCACggctttttaatatattccaaGTGTAGTTTCAGAGgtgtctctttctttttctgtctggttttctcttcttcttttcttttacagctTGGTCGGCATGCGAcaccttttcttcttccatgAATTCAGTCACTAACCTCACCCTCTAGGTTTCCTTTAGCTCACACATTTAATGGAGGGGCATGTAGTTAGATTAGGTCTGGTTGTCTGTGGAGAGGAGGCAGAGGGGCAAGAGCATGCAGCTTGACACATGTAGCTACTGCAACTAGTCTTTGGGAAGAGAAAGGGTCACCCTTTatctctccttgtatttatagcCCCTATAAGTGTGTTGGGGTATTTGGGGGTTATTCTACCTTATCCTTGTTCCTCTTTTGGGTTATCTTAGGCTGGTTTCTATTCCAATTCTCCCCCAGGATAGGTTAATCCAACACTAATTTCTGTTAAGTTTTCAATGTTGCTGCCGATATAGAAATTGATAGCCAAAAATGTGACTCTCCCGATTCAGAAATCAACAAAGAAGAACTATGTCTCTATCGattcaaaaatcaacaaacGAAAACTGTGACACTGTCGATTCAGAAATCGACAACCAAACCGTGTCGTTGCCAACTCAGAATTAGCATCAAAGAACTATGTCGCTGCTAATTTAGAAATGGCAGCCGAAAACTGTGTTGCTGTCGATTTTCAAAAACTGTGACCCTGTCGATTCAGAAATTGGCAATGATGGTGAAGTCATTTCCAACTTTAATTTacccttttttcattattttttttttgtttttacaagtcACATATAaacccaatttaaataataaccaacccaagctaaaactagcccaaactaatttaaaataaataaaataaacaagccTAAAACCTAAACAAGTGTTTCCTCACAAGATAAAGTAAGTTTAACAGCCCAACTAATTTAATAAGACAAGTTCGGTTATTTTCTCATTCTATCTAGCAGCAGTAAAGCCCAACTTTAAACGAATGGTTCTCTCTCGTCTTAAAGAATTAGAAGCCATGCAATGTATCGTTGGAAAGGTATGAAAGTCTAGTTTCTAGCCCAACTAGAATCACCTCAAAATACGACCTATATCTCTAGTTATGATAAAAAGGGTAGCGAAAGGTCAAAGTTTCCGAATCTAGTCGTCTTCTCctaatctttatattttgtctTGTTCCACAATAAGCCACTCTTGAACATtaatgcgaacctcgtgatcacatggtcacgcaacgcacaatcaagattgagatctgatcccagaaagccgaaataggtctgatatgagtgtgacacaatggaaacctgccccaaggcaccaacactattggaatgagtagaatgacgccacgaaaccagttaatcttcaataagtcagattcaattcgtttaagaactgaagaatgcaagaatcactttcacatgttaaaactaaaaaattcagaataatagtcatcaaagctgctgaaattttggcttacatgagtttaaatagttcttgaaaaattaaccctaatggaccccttatgtggacttatatgaggtccactcaaaactggcccaaaaccctaaactgaaaagcccataacttaatccaaacaagccttggatcctagctgaaaacaaagtattaattaagcccaaacaagccttagaCTAtagctatcaaaataaaaataaaacccttaatattaaatccttgttctgccatgagaagaagagaatgaagtaaaatattatagaactgattcaaggcttatttatagccttccatgtagCCCCttatcctagaaacaaaaggaaaaggtagccacccatgttgtttccaagttgtagtaggattcttttgtttcctttgttatCCTCACTTCAtagcccaaataaggttgtattggaccacTTTTGCACATGGATAAAATGTACTAGGGtttcctcttgatactccaatggacctttcaattctgacttggtggaaacctttaataccaatgcattcaatgcctctttcaatgtctttgtctggGACCAAGTTATTGGACCATTGGGAACATGTAATGAGTCcatgctggtgtttctgggctggtccacaTCAAACATGAATAAGATTAATCACGACTTGCTCCTCATTATTTAATATCCTGTTCAAGTTTTGTTAGCCCACGTATCTTGAAGAAATCAATTGAAAGCCTCTTTGAACTTCTTAGCTCTAAACCTTGTAATTGAACCATGTATCTTAGCCCACGTATCCTTTAGTGCTTGTATGACATCATTCCCTCTCTTCTCAAAAGTATTCAACCTCGAATCATCACCTAcatcaaacaaagaaagatcAACAACATTGAATGTAGCACTAACATATTCACCTGGTAGATCCACTTTATAGGTATTATCATTAATCTTTTCTATGATTTGAAAAGAGTCATCTCCTCGAGGCATCAACTTTGATCTCTTTTGTTCAGGGAACCTTTCATTCCTCatatgcacccaaacccaatcaccgggttcaaacctcaccaaTTTCCATCCTCTATTATTAACCTTGTGTgcataatgtttattttttttctttacttgttgTCGAATCTTTGCATGTAAATCCTTCACCACCTGTGCTTTTTTAGTACCATCAAGACTACccttttttgatgattttgtttttcaaaatgatttttgtcgatttgttttttcatattaagctggttaagaattttgcttcgtaatttttttctttaaaacaccgtggattgctataatatttctttatatggtatttgtttttgttacagtgtttccccacatgttttttttttcaaaattatcttgtcaaatgttttttttttatattgagctggttgagaatttagctttaacttttcccacatgttttgctttttatttctttttctttttttgcttttttttcccaaaattatcttctttttttcatttttttcattttatttttcatattttttttgttgatttatttttttttaatattgagttagttgagaatttagctttgtagttttttttcttaaaacagtgtggattgctacagtgtttcccccacatggttttttttttttcctttttttatgattttttttccataattgtttttgtagattttttttttcatattgagcttattgagaatttagcttcttagtttttttcttaaaacattgtggattgttaCAATATTCCCccacataatttgtttttgttatgattttttaaaaaattatctttatcaattttattatttttaatattgagttggttgataattacaactgtagatttcTTCATGAATCACTATAGATTACTATAGTGTTtccctacatggttttttttccttttttttttattatgattttttttaaaaaattatctttgtcgattttatatttttaatattaagctggttgagaatttagctttgtaattttttccttgaaaacattgtggattgcaataatttttctccatattgatttttttattatttttttatgattttttccacaAACCCACGAAAGCGCACAAGCATGCCACAAACATGCGGCATCGCGTGGGCATGGCATCTAGTTTTATCTAAAAGAAAAGTAGCAGCAAAACAATGGTtctctcttctatttttttcctattcactttttttttcctttcatttttaacCATGTCAACAAGAATACAACTTCAAGTTCACATTTTATGTTTCACAAATTCAATTGGAAAGGGATTATAATCAGATTatgacctttattttttttaaaaaaaatattatcattaaatAAGATTATCAAAAAATTACTTGTCTTgtcacaaaaaatattatgatgctTAGAAAGTAACTTACAGTGTCGTATTAGTTACTTTATTGGATGGATCACTTTAAAGAAAGAGACAacataaaacataaagaaaatataaaatttataacccaCCAAAAGTGATAAGAATATATCTACCTAAGATTTATTTATCCTAATTATATCGTTTTATTTCTTTAGGCAATGTCTAGTTACTATTTTggaaaagaaggaacaaaaatagttattattatcatagttttaaaacctaattCGGGTGTCGATCTAGGGCATAGCTCAGGTCACGAGTTGGGTTGACTTGAATCagtgtaagaataaaaatagttattatcataattttaaaatataattcaattgtcAATTAAGGACAACTCCTAAGTCAcaagtgatgcgaacctcgtgatcacgtggtcacgcaacccacaatcaagattgagatctgatcccggaaagccgaaatagatctgatatgagtgcgacacaatggaaacctgccccaaggcaccaacactattggaatgagtagaatgacgccacgaagccagttaatctttgataagtcagattcagttcgttcaagaactgaagaatgcaagaatcactctcacacgttaaaactgaaaaattcagaataataatcatcaaagctgctgaaattttggcctctatgagtttaaatagttcttgaaaagttaaccctaatggaccctttatgtggacttatatgaggtccactcaaaactggcccaaaaccctaaaatgaaaaccccataacccaaaaatgaaaagcccataacttaatccaaacaagccttggatcctagcttaaaacaaactatgaattaagcccaaacaagccttgggctgtagttaacaaaataaaataaagcccttatctcatggcccaaataaggttgtattggacccctcttccacatggataagatgtactaggatctcctcttgatactccaatggaccttccaattctgacttggtggaaaccttcaaaaccaatgcattcaatgcgtctttcaatgtctttgtcttggaccgagtcattggtccatttggaacatgtaatgggtccttgctggtgtttctgggctggtccgcctcatcccctctctcctcgaaaggattcgacctcgaatcaaaatctgtgtcaaacaaagtaagatcaacaacattaaaggtagcactaacactatactcacctggaaggtcgattttgtatgcgttgtcattgattctctctaaaacctgaaaaggaccatcaccacgaggctgtaattttgatttcctttggttaggaaatcgttccttacgcatgtgcacccatacccaatcaccgggttggaaaacaaccagtttacgtcccttatttgctttagaagcgtaaagtctgttctttttctctatttgtagtcgaactccctcatggagttctctcaccatctttgccttcttttcaccatctaaacttaccctttcttcaaaaggtaaaggaattaagtccataggagttagtggattaaaaccataaacaatttcaaaaggagaaaaagtagtagttgaatgcacagttctattataagcaaactcaacaaaaggcaaacattcttcccaacttttcaaattcttttgaattacagcacgtaaaagttgggataatgttctattcactacctcagtttgtccatctgtttgaggatggcatgttgtcgaaaataagagtttagttcccaactttccccataaggtcttccaaaagtaactaaggaacttaacatcatgatctgacactatactcttaggaatgccatgcaaacgtacaatctctctaaagaacaagtctgcgatatgagatgcatcatctgtttatggcatgcaatgaaaatgcgccattttagaaaacctatctaccacaacaaagatagagtctctacctttctttgacctaggtaaacctaaaacaaagtccatagagatatctacccaaggttcagtaggcacaggtagtggtgtatatagtccatgcggttgtactctagattttgcctttctacaagcaatgcactgttcacaaattcgttgcacatctcttttcatctttggccaatagaaatgctcatgcaatacatccaaggttttcgcaaccccaaagtgacccattaaaccacccccatgtgcttcacgaacaagcaattcacgcaaagaactagcaggaacacacaatctattttctttgaacaaataaccatccatcaaataaaacttaccgaaagccgaatgtccacatgcattataaatctcagcaaagtcagaatcattatcatacaattccttcacatattcaaaacctaacaatctagtattcatggtgtgtaaaagaacatacccgcgcgagagtgcatcagctacgatgttctctttcccttgcttatacttgattacataaggaaaagtttcaatgaattcaacccattttgcatgcctcctattcaacttaccttgtcctttcagatgtttcaaggactcatgatccgaatggattacgaactcttttggccacaagtaatgctgccatgtctcaagtgctcttaccaaagcatagagttctttgtcgtaagtgggatagttcaaggtcgctccacttaacttctcactgaaatacgcaataggtctccaatcctgcatcaaaacagcacctattcctattccaaacgcatcacattctatttcaaatgcttttgtaaagtcaggtaaagccaaaacaggtgcagaacataatttgtctttcaaaaaaacaaaagccaactcttgttcctccccccatctaaacccaactgactttttaacaacttcattcaagggcgcagctattgtgctgaaatctttcacaaaacgcctgtaaaaactagctaacccatgaaaactccttacctcacttaccgatttgggtgtaggccattcccggatggccttaactttctcctcatccatctcgataccctgtgcagttacaacatagccaagaaacacaattttctccatgcaaaaggcacactttttaagattagcatacaatttctcactacgcaacacactaagtacattacgcaaatgatcaagatgctcagttaagttcttgctatatatcaaaatgtcatcaaaatacacaaccacaaacttacctatgaatgcacgcaacacatgattcattaaacgcataaacgtactaggtgcatttgtaagtccaaacggcattactaaccattcatacaaaccatgcttagtcttaaatgctgttttccattcatcaccttctttcatcctaatttgatggtacccacttttcaagtcaattttagagaaaatacaggatccatgtaactcatctaacatgtcatcaagcctagggatgggatgtctgtactttaccgttatgttgttgatggctcggcaatcaacacacatcctccatgttccatccttctttggcacaagtagcacagGTACAGCACACgagctcatactctcacgaatgtagcccttttccatcagctcatcaacttgcctttgaagctccttcgtctcctcgggattgcttctataagctggtcggttaggaattgaagctccgggtacgaaatcaatctgatgctctatccccctcaatggtggtaatccgctaggagtatcgtcggggaacacatcatcaaatccctgcaacaaagaaatagcaacactaggcacaatatgatcaagatcattagtattaaagtaagcctctttgtacacaaggaagatcattggcttgttagtgaaaaatgcagatctgacctcaccctctctagcataaaaattgggttgtttatttagtttttccacacaattctcatcacacttgctgactttcttcactcctcttgtcttacctccactctcggccagatttgggtgtttttgagttgtggtcgaatggtttgatttgtttggagtgttggtcgaatatttgcttgtgtttggatgggtggtcgaatgggttgtagtggtttgggttctagccgaatctgatggtcttctctcccctttttcctcaccttgattttctctccccatcgcctcatgctcactttttagctttatttgatcatcatacacctgtttgggtgtaagaggtacaagagtgatggttttaccatcttttacaatggtatacctatttttaaccccatcatgaattgccttcctatcatattgccatggtctccccaacaagatgtgacttgcttgcattggtaccacgtcgcacagaacttcatcaacatatttcccaatcgaaaatggaaccacaacctgtttagtcactttcacttcaccactatcattcagccattgcaatctatatggtttagcatgcttagcagtacacaaattcagtttactaacaagggtggcactgcaaacattaacacagcttccactatctataattaaaccacacacctttctttgtacgtaacaacgcgtatggaagatgttctccctttgttcattagtatcatcttctttgacctgaacctgaagtgttcgccttataaccaaggactcctcaaccggtaatgctaactcatccccatcactatcctccaatggtggcatgccttcacaatcagaactgtcactttcagattccacatcaccattatctctaatcatcatgattctcttgtttggacactctgaagcataatgtccatgtccctgacacctgaaacatttaacatcacgagtacgtttaggttgagtttcagatttacctttggcatcagtagggacatcaactttagcctttggtggttcagttctagatggaccaaaggatcttgggcggacagtgccctctctctttagattcggcttccaagatgatgacgaacccgaattaaacgctggccgagcatgccccctcttaagttgtctctcaaccttcgtcgccatgtgaaccatgtcctctagctccacatagtgctgtagctcaaccacattagcaatgtcccgattcaacccattaaaaaatctagccatggtggcttctctatcctcaacaacattagcccgaatcattgctatctccatctctttgtgatattcatctactgtcttataaccttgattcagaccttggagcttcagatataagtctctataatagtggtttggcacaaatcgtctcctcattaagactttcatctccccccaagtctgaacgggtcgctcgccattcctcctcctactgatcacaatctgatcccaccaaatcaacgcatactccgtaaactcaattatcaccaatttcacctttttctatTCAAAATAGCTATgacaatcaaaaatccaatctacctttttctcccactccaaataagcctcgggatcgtttttaccttgaaaggtaggaattttcagtttaatggtgtccaagtccccatccatatcttcataagtgctcatgccacggaaattcacattcctcctagccctgttcggtccagacctgattccttggccagctgatgcaaaatcatagtcatcttctcccgcatctgcgttttcatcaacaaactcttcaaaatcagatctaacattccgtgcagccatacggaccgtatttccccgtcgatcagccccactattctgttgctttatcgaattcacctcatctttcagatccttgtacgtcctagacaacagctcaagttgctggcctatggatcgcaattggaaagctacgtcaacgttttgtgtcgctgattcattgttttcagacattctttgaatctgcaaaatttggtcagtagcacaaatatatcctcacacctctcgtgtatcacacaaacaaaaattaaggcttttcactctattaagctctctacgccttttacctcacaacttgctttcttttggttctttaggaactgaaatcaacaaatcaaagtcaatagccttcgcaacgcactctaaatataattttcagactcaagaatcaataagtatactgaaaacaaagcaaaacaaaactaggattacgattttgcgagtagcaatgcaaattcgtacgaattgtggacgaaacgaagacacgaaataaaacagaagcgaatgttaagaaaacaattacttgactcctagataatccaaatatagcagaaacaaaaatatttggacaaaactaaacagcaaagatcatgttttgaaactcgaggcaaatctaacctattacgcaattttacgtaacagaattgaaacccagaccaaacgatctcgaaatgacctcaaattcaatatttagtattgcaatactatgaaaacaccaaaaatcaatttataggtcgctctataatgtctaggtacccaaaccccttgtatgatcagtttgcggcagaattgaacctccaattaaaacctccagaaaccgatatcaaaataatcccaaatttaatatgtgatgcaatcgcatacccaatactcagaatatgaagtttcaatagattccaaggtgttttacctagggttcactaagagtagtgttttgcggcagaattgaaactcgaactaaaacctcaagcaaataatatcagaataagcccaaatttgatatatcatgcgatcccacccctaatagactgaatatgaagtttaaattgattccgaggtggtttgcttatggttcaccaagatttgtgtttctgcggcaaaaattgaatgatccttcaaatttcaactaatcactcttttctctatttctttctgattttttttttcttttgaacaaactgatatgattagaggcagtaacaagatgaaatataaactttttttttttttttcttagatgacacagacacgaagaacaagaagatggatgcaaacactaaaaaacttaagggacactaaaaaaaaacgaaaataacagaatgatatgaccttgtttcggagcctagctctgataccaactgatgcgaacctcgtgatcacgtggtcacgcaacccacaatcaagattgagatctaatcccggaaagccgaaataggtctgatatgagtgcgacacaatggaaacctgccccaaggcaccaacactattggaatgagtagaatgacgccacgaagccagttaatcttcgataagtcagattcagttcgttcaagaactgaagaatgcaagaatcactctcacacgttaaaactgaaaaattcagaataataatcatcaaagctgccgaaattttggcctccatgagtttaaatagttcttgaaaagttaaccctaatggaccctttatgtggacttatatgaggtccactcaaaactggcccaaaaccctaaaatgaaaaccCCATAActcaaaaatgaaaagcccataacttaatccaaacaagcattggatcctagcttaaaacaaagtatgaattaagcccaaacaagccttgggctgtagctaacaaaataaaataaagcccttatctcatggcccaaataaggttgtattggacccctcttccacatggataagatgtactaggatctcctcttgatactccaatggaccttccaattctgacttggtggaaaccttcaaaaccaatgcattcaatgcgtctttcaatgtctttgtcttggaccgagtcattggtccatttggaacatgtaatgggtccttgctggtgtttctgggctggtccgcatcaacAAGTGTGGTTGACCATTGATCTGGATCAACGTAAGGATAAAagtagttattatcatagttttaaattcTGACTCGGGGATTGACCCGGGATAAATCTGGGTCACATGTCAGGAGGGTTAACTTGGCTTAACCTTgatcaatataataatagaagttgttattatcataattttaaaatctgactAGAGTGTTGACTAGGAAGGTTAACACATATCGATCTAAGTCAACGTATGGATAAAAGTATTTGTTATTATGgttttaaaacccaacttgGAAACTAACCCGAGACAACATTCAAATCACAGGTCGGGAGGGTCACTTgactaaccaaaaaaatataactaatcAAATAAACCTTGTTTTAACCACaagtttttctcaaaaaaatcaaCGGGTATTTGACCCATGTTTTATCTTGGTTTAATGTGGGTTTTTAATTGAGTCAAGCTGAGtcaatcatttctttattttttcttaaactcagACCAATTCAAGCTTTAAGATGCCGTTTGTTTTGTGGCTCAGTTGTGcttcttaaaaattttgaatttttttcatttcaaatgattttttgtatttttagattattttgatgtgttaatgtaaaaaaaaattaaaaaaaaacaaaatattattttgataatttttctaataaaaaaatactttaaaaataaccactattataatatcaaatactcGGCTATGaaatgctagaaaaaaaaaaagaaaaaaaaaaagaaagaaagaagaccTGTAAAATCAAATTAGCCTAAAAAAGGTTAATTTCATTAACTATTGATGCGAAGTGAAGAGAGAGACCTCACAATATAAGTTATATGAGTATTTGACTGTAAAAAGATtccaaaaatatcaaacaaacttcaaataaataaataaatagattatcAAAAACAATGGATGGCAGTATTGGTGCTTTATGGGCATTGTTGGTGCATAAAAAGGTGAGTAATATTTGATAAACaaagtattttattgtttgttttatgaaaagtgattttttttaaaaattatttttaaaaatttcttgtatttatttattattataaaatttggtcaataaaaatgctttttaactagagaaatttgatttgatttgcatgaaaatgctttttttttttttttttttagtagaaaacacttttaaaaagttgcaaaaaatttaaaaatatcttattatttgttgattatatcaaatttgatccttaaattttttattgaaatatatttagtatttttttcttcaatttaatcccataaaatttgatttaatttaatttttatatcaatttttatctttattcttttgattgttatttgtttttttattattattttcttaattgaaatttttttatctattagatttggttattatttttttaattgttatttattttatttaatataatttatgaaattaattttttttattttattatctttttatttttcttacctataaaattt
This genomic interval from Populus alba chromosome 1, ASM523922v2, whole genome shotgun sequence contains the following:
- the LOC140954576 gene encoding uncharacterized protein → MKVLMRRRFVPNHYYRDLYLKLQGLNQGYKTVDEYHKEMEIAMIRANVVEDREATMARFFNGLNRDIANVVELQHYVELEDMVHMATKVERQLKRGHARPAFNSGSSSSWKPNLKREGTVRPRSFGPSRTEPPKAKVDVPTDAKGKSETQPKRTRDVKCFRCQGHGHYASECPNKRIMMIRDNGDVESESDSSDCEGMPPLEDSDGDELALPVEESLVIRRTLQVQVKEDDTNEQRENIFHTRCYVQRKVCGLIIDSGSCVNVCSATLVSKLNLCTAKHAKPYRLQWLNDSGEVKVTKQVVVPFSIGKYVDEVLCDVVPMQASHILLGRPWQYDRKAIHDGVKNRYTIVKDGKTITLVPLTPKQVYDDQIKLKMKKVSKCDENCVEKLNKQPNFYAREGEVRSAFFTNKPMIFLVYKEAYFNTNDLDHIVPSVAISLLQGFDDVFPDDTPSGLPPLRGIEHQIDFVPGASIPNRPAYRSNPEETKELQRQKDGTWRMCVDCRAINNITVKYRHPIPRLDDMLDELHGSCIFSKIDLKSGYHQIRMKEGDEWKTAFKTKHGLYEWLVMPFGLTNAPSTFMRLMNHVLRAFIGKFVVVYFDDILIYSKNLTEHLDHLRNVLSVLRSEKLYANLKKCAFCMEKIVFLGYVVTAQGIEMDEEKVKAIREWPTPKSVSEVRSFHGLASFYRRFVKDFSTIAAPLNEVVKKSVGFRWGEEQELAFVFLKDKLCSAPVLALPDFTKAFEIECDAFGIGIGAVLMQDWRPIAYFSEKLSGATLNYPTYDKELYALVRALETWQHYLWPKEFVIHSDHESLKHLKGQGKLNRRHAKWVEFIETFPYVIKYKQGKENIVADALSRGYVLLHTMNTRLLGFEYVKELYDNDSDFAEIYNACGHSAFGKFYLMDGYLFKENRLCVPASSLRELLVREAHGGGLMGHFGVAKTLDVLHEHFYWPKMKRDVQRICEQCIACRKAKSRVQPHGLYTPLPVPTEPWVDISMDFVLGLPRSKKGRDSIFVVFSPFEIVYGFNPLTPMDLIPLPFEERVSLDGEKKAKMVRELHEGVRLQIEKKNRLYASKANKGRKLVVFQPGDWVWVHMRKERFPNQRKSKLQPRGDGPFQVLERINDNAYKIDLPDFDSRSNPFEERGDEADQPRNTSDDSRLNTFEKRGNDVIQALKDTWAKIHGSITRFRAKKFKEAFN